Within the Bacteroidota bacterium genome, the region TTTTGTTTTTTCACTCAACAATTTTTTGAACTCATCTATTCTTAATTCTCCCGCATCATTTATTGGGATTACTTTTAGTACCGCGCCTTTTTCTTCACATAGTGTTTGCCAAGGAAGGATGTTACTATGGTGTTCCATTTCTGAAACAATTATTTCATCCCCTGTCTTCACCAACTTTTTTCCAAAAGCAGTTGCCGCGAGATTTATTGATTCTGTTGTTCCGCGCGTAAAAATTATTTCGTTGGGAGATTTTGCGTTAATGTGTTTCTGAATGGTTATGCGCGCATTCTCGTATTGCTCCGTTGCATCCTGGCTCATGCGGTGAACCCCTCGGTGAATGTTTGCGTTCTGCTCTGAGTAATATTTTACAATCGCATCAATTACCTGTCTGGGTTTTTGCGTAGTCGCTCCATTGTCGAAATA harbors:
- a CDS encoding aminotransferase class V-fold PLP-dependent enzyme, translated to MITKEKNIALDVQKIRKDFPILSRTVNGKPLIYFDNGATTQKPRQVIDAIVKYYSEQNANIHRGVHRMSQDATEQYENARITIQKHINAKSPNEIIFTRGTTESINLAATAFGKKLVKTGDEIIVSEMEHHSNILPWQTLCEEKGAVLKVIPINDAGELRIDEFKKLLSEKTK